A portion of the Elephas maximus indicus isolate mEleMax1 chromosome 13, mEleMax1 primary haplotype, whole genome shotgun sequence genome contains these proteins:
- the LOC126057224 gene encoding LOW QUALITY PROTEIN: olfactory receptor 14K1-like (The sequence of the model RefSeq protein was modified relative to this genomic sequence to represent the inferred CDS: deleted 1 base in 1 codon; substituted 1 base at 1 genomic stop codon), with protein sequence MTNHTLIMEFLLMRFTESWMLLRLHAAFFSLIYLVATMENVLIMLLTILDQRLHTPMYFFLRHLSFLDLCLISATVPKSILNSITFTDSISFLGCVLQLFLVVLLAGSEIGILTAMSYDCYVAICVLPLHYEAVMGKRACVQMMAVSWFNGGALGILYSAGTFSPNFCGTNKIHRFFCDVPALLQLTCSEEHATINVSVSIGICYAFSCLVCIVVSYVYIFSTVLIIPSRQNQSKAFSTCLPHLIVVSAFLVTGAVAYLKPVSDVPSLLDLLVSMFYSVVPPTLNPIIYCLRNKNIKSALGKVLWNVRNTXVMER encoded by the exons ATGACCAATCATACACTAATCATGGAATTCTTGCTCATGAGATTCACTGAAAGTTGGATGCTCTTGAGGCTACATGCTGCATTCTTCTCACTGATCTACCTAGTGGCCACAATGGAAAATGTTCTCATCATGCTCCTCACAATTCTTGACCAACGCCTCCACACTccaatgtactttttcctcaggcATTTGTCCTTCTTAGATCTGTGTCTCATTTCTGCCACCGTGCCCAAATCCATCCTCAACTCCATCACCTTCACTGACTCCATCTCTTTCCTGGGGTGTGTGTTGCAGCTCTTCTTGGTGGTGCTCTTGGCAGGGTCAGAGATCGGCATTCTCACTGCAATGTCCTACGACTGCTATGTTGCCATTTGC GTCCTCCCTCTGCACTATGAGGCTGTCATGGGCAAGAGGGCCTGTGTTCAGATGATGGCTGTGTCCTGGTTCAACGGCGGGGCCTTGGGAATCTTGTATTCAGCTGGGACATTCTCTCCCAATTTCTGTGGCACCAACAAGATCCATCGGTTCTTCTGTGATGTTCCTGCACTCCTGCAGCTCACTTGTTCTGAAGAACATGCCACCATTAACGTCAGCGTGTCCATTGGGATCTGTTATGCATTTTCATGTTTAGTTTGCATTGTGGTCTCATATGTGTATATTTTCTCCACTGTGTTAATAATTCCTTCCAGACAGAATCAATCAAAGGCCTTTTCCACCTGCCTGCCTCATCTCATTGTGGTGAGTGCGTTCCTTGTAACGGGTGCTGTTGCTTATTTAAAGCCAGTCTCTGATGTACCTTCTCTCCTAGACCTCCTGGTGTCTATGTTCTATTCTGTGGTGCCACCAACCTTGAACCCGATTATCTACTGTCTGAGGAACAAGAACATTAAATCAGCTTTAGGTAAAGTCTTATGGAATGTTAGGAACACCTGAGTAATGGAAAGGTGA